The following proteins come from a genomic window of Fusibacter sp. A1:
- a CDS encoding TetR/AcrR family transcriptional regulator, which yields MELRERILEAATAEFNEKGIKFTLADISKSIGISKKTIYTIFSGKEELLYAMIDSGFASIKKAESDILADTGLTTLQKIRQIIIVQPEPFHTIDFKQFASINEKYPKLYKEIRRRIESEWDPTIQLLELGMKEGCIKKVCLPVLKVMIEASIEHFLDSKVIQSDEIGYEFALQQMMDILMAGIQTTEEEVA from the coding sequence ATGGAGTTGAGAGAACGAATATTAGAAGCGGCAACCGCTGAATTTAATGAAAAAGGTATCAAATTCACACTTGCAGACATCAGCAAATCGATTGGCATCAGCAAAAAGACCATCTATACCATCTTCAGCGGTAAAGAAGAACTTCTTTACGCAATGATAGACAGTGGTTTTGCCAGTATAAAAAAAGCGGAATCCGACATACTCGCAGATACCGGACTCACTACGCTTCAAAAAATCAGACAGATCATCATCGTTCAACCCGAACCCTTTCATACGATCGACTTCAAGCAGTTTGCTTCCATCAACGAGAAGTACCCAAAACTCTATAAGGAAATACGTCGTAGAATTGAAAGCGAATGGGATCCGACCATTCAACTTCTCGAACTAGGCATGAAAGAAGGATGCATAAAAAAAGTATGCCTACCTGTACTTAAAGTAATGATCGAAGCCAGTATCGAACACTTTCTTGACAGCAAGGTCATTCAAAGTGATGAAATAGGTTATGAATTCGCACTACAGCAAATGATGGATATTCTGATGGCAGGTATTCAAACCACTGAGGAGGAAGTAGCATGA
- a CDS encoding glycoside-pentoside-hexuronide (GPH):cation symporter, whose translation MKLTGREKTAYGIGAIGKDMVYSLVAGFLMYYYNAVLGISATFIGVLFMAARVFDAFNDPIMGIIVEKTHTPIGKFRPWLIIGTLLNAIILIAMFRVPASLSGSSLLIYTSVAYLLWGMTYTIMDIPYWSMIPAITEHGKDRENISVIARSCAGLGFAVPVALTMVLVPLLGAGSEREGFAKLALIIAALFIVTISITAAYVKEKVKLKVKAPSIREMIGSLMKNDQALVVVVAIVMFNTSLYLTQQLAIYFFKFDIGNAALFGVFGTVGGLAQIIAMMLVPLFRKRLGTKKLLVAAVVTTLIGYSLLLLFGILNIRNIAFLSIAAIIIFMGFGVATVLTTIFLADTVDYGEWKNKHRSESVIFSLQTFVVKLGSAISVFIAGVGLDLIKLDINAVTQTTSTLMGLRFLMIIVPMAGLIATILFFDKKYHLSEERLKAMSAELTLRRVAND comes from the coding sequence ATGAAACTGACGGGCAGAGAAAAAACAGCCTATGGCATCGGAGCTATAGGAAAAGACATGGTCTATTCTTTAGTTGCGGGATTTTTGATGTACTATTACAATGCGGTACTCGGGATAAGCGCTACATTTATCGGAGTCTTATTCATGGCCGCAAGGGTTTTTGACGCCTTTAACGATCCGATCATGGGCATCATCGTTGAAAAGACCCATACACCGATTGGAAAATTCAGACCATGGCTCATCATAGGTACCCTTTTAAACGCAATCATCTTAATCGCGATGTTCAGGGTTCCCGCGTCGCTTTCGGGGTCTTCGCTTTTGATCTATACCTCTGTCGCCTATTTGCTTTGGGGCATGACCTACACGATTATGGATATTCCCTACTGGTCGATGATTCCGGCGATAACCGAGCACGGCAAAGACAGAGAGAACATCTCCGTTATCGCAAGAAGCTGCGCGGGACTCGGATTCGCCGTACCTGTCGCTCTGACCATGGTACTTGTCCCTTTACTGGGTGCGGGTAGCGAGCGCGAGGGCTTTGCTAAACTTGCGCTAATCATCGCCGCGCTTTTCATCGTGACGATTTCGATCACCGCGGCATATGTCAAAGAAAAAGTAAAACTAAAAGTCAAAGCACCTTCGATCAGGGAAATGATAGGATCATTGATGAAAAACGACCAGGCTCTTGTTGTGGTGGTCGCGATCGTCATGTTCAACACCTCACTTTATCTGACACAGCAGCTAGCGATCTACTTCTTCAAATTCGATATCGGAAACGCAGCACTCTTTGGCGTGTTCGGTACAGTAGGCGGACTAGCGCAAATCATTGCCATGATGCTTGTGCCCCTTTTCAGAAAGAGACTCGGTACAAAAAAACTACTTGTGGCCGCAGTGGTCACAACGCTTATCGGGTATAGCCTCCTGCTGCTCTTTGGAATTCTGAACATCAGAAACATCGCATTTCTGAGCATCGCCGCAATCATCATCTTTATGGGATTCGGCGTCGCCACAGTGCTGACGACCATCTTCCTTGCAGATACGGTGGATTACGGCGAATGGAAGAACAAGCACCGCTCGGAGAGCGTCATCTTTTCGCTTCAGACATTTGTCGTGAAGCTTGGATCAGCTATCTCTGTCTTTATCGCAGGTGTCGGCCTCGATTTGATCAAACTTGACATTAACGCGGTCACCCAAACGACTTCGACACTGATGGGATTAAGGTTCCTGATGATCATCGTACCGATGGCGGGGCTTATCGCGACTATCCTGTTCTTTGATAAAAAATATCATTTGAGTGAAGAACGATTGAAGGCGATGAGTGCGGAACTGACCCTGAGGAGGGTCGCCAATGATTAA
- a CDS encoding alpha-galactosidase: protein MIKVIEDRFLLETENTSYLFRCLPSGHLEHLHYGKKIIISDDFRPLSKKIAYLPGNTIAYGKNCPTIGLENMALEMSSLGKGDIREPFIELQTSSGITTTDFLYDSHTITCSKQDYVGLPSSYGSDEEVTTLVITLKDRYSECTLELYYHVYYQTDVITRSAKLINTGTDALFLDRLMSTQLDFDHSAYKMTTFTGAWVREMQLNHQMIQAGTLVNSSRSGVSSNRANPFFMISAKNATETGGSCYGLNLVYSGNHYSAAQVDAFCKLRVVSGMNPMGMRHTLEAGDCFQSPECVMTFSDQGFGGMSRNMHQFIKDHIVRGVWQHKTRPVLINSWEAHYFDFNEAKLMRLAKKAKQIGIELFVLDDGWFGNRNDDTTSLGDWNVNNKKLPGGIEGLSKKITELGMDFGIWVEPEMVNKDSDLYRAHPEWAVEIPGFEHATGRNQYLLDLTCLDVQDYLIQSMSKVFSSGAITYVKWDMNRIFSDCHSQNLPAHRQSEFSHRYVLGLYRVLDALTKAFPDILFEGCASGGNRFDLGMLCYMPQIWASDNTDAVSRLSIQEGYSYGYPQSVIGAHVSDCPNHQTLRHVPLETRYHVASFGLLGYELNLSDLGSSVLNRLKQQITSYKKWRKIFQFGDFYRIENPTLPGGYNWMVVDEDQKKAVGAVFQKEAMANQMDLIFYARGLDPQTTYHFYNIPTKHNVKLFGDLINTASPVHIKNGSVVQHLVSKVYQLDGEHEDHYVSGSLAEFAGIKLKQGFGGVGFDASVRLFEDYASRLYYFDRAIGGNTNGTFKTDL, encoded by the coding sequence ATGATTAAAGTCATCGAAGATCGGTTTCTACTCGAAACCGAGAATACCAGCTATCTATTCAGGTGCCTGCCCTCAGGCCACTTAGAGCATCTGCATTATGGTAAGAAAATCATAATTTCAGACGATTTCAGACCGCTCTCAAAAAAAATCGCCTACCTGCCAGGCAACACGATCGCCTATGGCAAGAACTGTCCTACGATAGGTCTTGAGAATATGGCGCTAGAGATGTCATCACTTGGCAAAGGCGACATACGAGAGCCCTTTATCGAACTGCAGACAAGCTCAGGCATCACGACAACGGACTTTTTGTACGATAGCCACACCATCACATGCTCAAAACAGGATTACGTAGGGCTCCCCAGTTCTTACGGTAGCGATGAAGAGGTTACAACCCTTGTCATCACGCTAAAGGACCGCTACAGCGAGTGCACGCTTGAACTTTACTATCACGTCTATTATCAGACCGACGTAATCACAAGGAGCGCAAAACTCATCAATACGGGAACAGACGCTCTTTTTCTTGATAGGCTCATGAGCACGCAACTTGATTTTGATCACAGCGCATACAAAATGACTACCTTTACAGGCGCATGGGTACGTGAAATGCAGCTCAACCATCAGATGATACAAGCCGGAACGCTCGTAAACAGTAGTCGGTCGGGGGTTTCGAGCAACCGCGCGAATCCGTTTTTTATGATAAGTGCGAAAAATGCCACAGAGACCGGCGGCAGCTGTTATGGACTGAACCTTGTCTACAGCGGAAACCATTACAGCGCAGCGCAAGTCGACGCCTTCTGTAAACTGAGGGTCGTCAGTGGTATGAACCCCATGGGAATGAGACATACGCTGGAAGCGGGCGATTGCTTCCAGTCCCCCGAGTGTGTCATGACCTTTTCCGACCAGGGGTTTGGCGGCATGAGCAGAAACATGCACCAATTTATCAAAGACCATATTGTCAGAGGGGTATGGCAACATAAGACAAGACCTGTGCTGATCAACAGCTGGGAAGCCCATTACTTTGACTTTAACGAGGCAAAACTGATGCGTCTTGCAAAAAAGGCCAAGCAGATCGGAATCGAACTCTTTGTTTTGGATGACGGCTGGTTCGGTAACAGAAATGATGACACCACTTCACTCGGAGATTGGAACGTCAATAATAAAAAGCTACCAGGTGGAATCGAAGGCTTATCAAAGAAAATCACCGAGCTAGGAATGGATTTCGGTATCTGGGTCGAACCTGAAATGGTAAACAAAGACAGCGACCTATACAGGGCTCATCCAGAATGGGCTGTAGAGATTCCCGGTTTCGAGCATGCAACAGGAAGAAACCAATACCTTCTGGACCTGACATGCTTGGATGTCCAGGACTACCTGATCCAGTCGATGTCAAAAGTGTTTTCAAGCGGAGCGATCACCTATGTGAAGTGGGATATGAACAGGATATTTTCAGACTGTCATTCACAAAACCTGCCTGCTCATCGGCAGTCCGAGTTCAGTCACCGCTATGTTCTTGGACTATACAGAGTGTTAGATGCCCTGACAAAGGCATTTCCGGATATTCTTTTTGAGGGCTGCGCGTCTGGCGGCAATCGGTTTGACCTTGGTATGCTCTGTTATATGCCACAAATTTGGGCAAGCGACAACACCGATGCCGTCAGTAGGCTTTCCATTCAAGAAGGGTACAGCTACGGTTATCCTCAATCGGTAATCGGTGCACATGTTTCTGATTGCCCTAACCATCAAACACTAAGGCATGTACCGCTGGAAACCAGATATCATGTCGCGAGCTTCGGTCTTTTAGGATATGAGCTCAACCTTTCGGATCTAGGTAGCTCGGTGTTGAACCGACTCAAGCAGCAGATCACGTCTTATAAAAAGTGGCGTAAGATTTTTCAGTTCGGTGATTTTTACAGAATTGAAAATCCGACACTACCTGGCGGCTACAATTGGATGGTCGTTGATGAAGACCAGAAAAAAGCGGTAGGAGCGGTCTTTCAAAAAGAGGCGATGGCGAATCAGATGGATCTGATTTTTTATGCACGCGGATTGGACCCTCAAACGACCTACCACTTTTACAATATCCCGACAAAACATAACGTAAAACTCTTTGGAGACTTGATCAACACCGCCTCACCGGTCCATATTAAAAACGGGTCGGTCGTGCAGCACCTTGTGTCGAAAGTCTATCAGCTGGACGGCGAACACGAAGACCACTACGTGTCAGGCAGCTTGGCTGAGTTTGCAGGCATCAAGCTTAAACAAGGTTTTGGAGGGGTCGGGTTTGATGCCAGCGTCCGGTTGTTTGAGGACTACGCATCGAGGCTTTATTACTTTGACAGAGCTATCGGAGGTAACACAAATGGAACGTTCAAAACTGATCTTTGA
- a CDS encoding methyl-accepting chemotaxis protein: MRKRFFKPRSRKGFTLSVALKLMVLFSVLLIVGFGVTGNMIFSETKSVLEKRLITDSEQIGHEIMEGMSLYLKIFEEKLTTLSKEEFIQNVDLSGTMSFKVETLLKEIRTNSREVYGVYYKTESGLEVASHQQEYNDEVNPFNDVNYGNVTEQSDVVWSAPFYDQSKSHWRIIASYPVKRNNQLIGVLSMDVLLDTMLGDLSDKKIGLTGYAYMVSDKSVIMSHPQVAIINTPITNPELKKAMESQMLAAVQYLSFGQERYATVVPSNLTDAWLIVEVDSRELIEDSQSILTKLIVMFVATWFLMMVFVLIYTRIGINKPVKLVVHALEDMQNGDLSKETIVKTKDEFALIAASMNLSKKRMSQTLMKIHEVADSLSQASFDVGIKTDSAIEAAGAIQVSLSEIAGGAKRQVEDTVSGVEQVDYLASQFEALSAVSEEMRATAESVNDASQNGLEVIDRLKLNTSEQQTAQDAIGTEIARLNTRAENIGAIVEVISGIAVQTNLLALNASIEAARAGDVGRGFAVVADEIRKLAEQSSKAAGDVKNLIEQIQTDTYATVDRVKAVNRVSDQQSGLVGDAVASYTTIAESIEALLEAIEHQVGLVDMLNDDKSKLVDVIGNIAAVSEQTARATEAVTDATDDQQSQFEALTASAERLQNMAKEMDEAIKQFTLSE; the protein is encoded by the coding sequence ATGAGAAAACGTTTCTTTAAACCACGCTCACGTAAAGGATTTACGTTGAGTGTGGCTTTAAAACTGATGGTGCTGTTTTCAGTGCTGCTGATTGTGGGATTTGGCGTTACAGGAAATATGATTTTTAGTGAAACAAAGTCGGTTTTAGAAAAAAGGCTGATCACTGACAGTGAACAGATCGGTCATGAAATCATGGAAGGCATGAGTCTGTATCTAAAGATCTTTGAAGAAAAGTTGACGACGCTCAGTAAAGAAGAGTTTATACAAAACGTTGATTTGAGCGGTACGATGTCATTTAAGGTGGAAACGCTTCTAAAAGAGATAAGAACCAACTCAAGAGAAGTGTATGGAGTCTACTATAAAACGGAGAGCGGACTCGAAGTCGCGTCGCACCAGCAGGAGTATAACGATGAAGTGAATCCCTTTAACGACGTCAACTATGGTAACGTTACCGAGCAGTCGGACGTGGTATGGTCGGCACCCTTTTACGACCAGTCAAAGTCACACTGGAGAATTATCGCCAGCTACCCTGTCAAGCGCAACAATCAGCTGATCGGCGTACTGTCGATGGACGTGCTGCTTGACACGATGTTAGGGGATTTGTCTGATAAGAAGATCGGTCTGACAGGCTATGCCTATATGGTTTCAGATAAGAGTGTGATCATGTCTCACCCTCAAGTCGCAATCATCAATACGCCGATCACAAATCCGGAACTGAAAAAGGCCATGGAGTCGCAGATGCTCGCTGCGGTGCAGTATCTGTCATTTGGTCAGGAAAGATACGCGACGGTCGTTCCATCCAATCTGACGGACGCATGGTTGATTGTCGAAGTGGATTCGAGAGAACTGATTGAGGACTCGCAATCGATTCTAACAAAGCTGATCGTGATGTTTGTCGCGACATGGTTCCTGATGATGGTCTTTGTGCTGATCTATACGAGAATAGGCATCAACAAGCCTGTCAAGCTAGTTGTACATGCGCTCGAAGATATGCAAAACGGCGACCTTAGCAAAGAGACAATCGTGAAGACGAAGGATGAGTTTGCGCTAATCGCTGCAAGCATGAACCTATCGAAAAAGCGCATGAGTCAGACGCTGATGAAAATACATGAAGTGGCGGATTCCTTGTCACAAGCATCTTTTGATGTGGGTATCAAAACGGATTCGGCAATAGAAGCGGCAGGTGCCATACAGGTCTCACTTTCAGAGATAGCCGGTGGTGCCAAACGGCAGGTGGAAGATACGGTCAGCGGAGTAGAGCAGGTGGATTATCTCGCCAGCCAGTTTGAAGCGCTCAGCGCGGTTTCGGAAGAAATGCGTGCGACAGCCGAATCGGTGAATGACGCCAGTCAAAATGGACTTGAGGTCATCGATCGTCTTAAACTCAATACCAGTGAACAGCAAACCGCACAAGATGCCATTGGAACAGAAATAGCAAGGCTTAACACCAGAGCGGAGAACATCGGTGCTATCGTCGAAGTGATCAGCGGCATCGCAGTGCAGACGAATCTTCTGGCACTGAATGCTTCGATAGAGGCGGCAAGAGCCGGGGATGTAGGAAGAGGATTTGCCGTTGTCGCCGACGAAATCAGAAAGCTTGCGGAGCAATCGTCAAAAGCTGCCGGTGATGTTAAAAACCTGATTGAACAAATCCAAACCGACACCTATGCGACCGTCGACCGCGTAAAAGCAGTCAATAGGGTTTCAGACCAGCAGTCCGGACTTGTAGGTGACGCGGTGGCCTCTTATACGACCATCGCAGAATCTATCGAAGCGCTCCTTGAGGCCATCGAGCACCAAGTAGGACTAGTGGACATGCTTAATGATGACAAGTCAAAGCTTGTGGACGTCATAGGAAACATCGCAGCGGTATCCGAACAGACTGCAAGAGCCACAGAAGCTGTGACTGATGCAACAGACGATCAGCAATCTCAGTTTGAAGCCCTTACGGCATCGGCAGAAAGGCTACAGAATATGGCTAAGGAAATGGATGAAGCGATCAAGCAGTTTACCTTAAGCGAATAG
- a CDS encoding MerR family transcriptional regulator, translated as MYTVKQIADLAGISARTIRYYDEIGLLNPSDETAKGYRLYDTNAVDTLQQILFFRELGVALEEIKALMDSPEYDKFEALVGHRKRIHEKKERLDKILNLLDKSIEYYNGGVEMNDQEKFEGMKRRLIEENDKKYGEEVSSRYGKEIYEASRKKVSGMSKEDFDGAALLEKSFLEQVMKAFEEGDPASESSMKAMQTHKEWLMHYWGTYSKEAHAGLGTTYVQDERFKAYYDKYRSGLAEFIHEALQEFTK; from the coding sequence ATGTATACTGTAAAACAGATAGCGGACCTTGCGGGGATCAGTGCGCGGACCATCAGATATTATGATGAGATAGGACTTTTGAACCCAAGTGATGAAACAGCAAAGGGATATAGGTTGTATGATACAAACGCGGTGGATACCTTACAGCAAATTCTGTTTTTCCGTGAATTGGGAGTTGCACTTGAGGAAATCAAGGCGCTTATGGATTCGCCTGAGTACGATAAGTTTGAAGCACTTGTAGGTCACAGAAAAAGGATACACGAAAAGAAGGAAAGGCTGGATAAGATTTTGAATCTGCTGGATAAATCAATCGAGTATTACAATGGAGGAGTAGAAATGAACGATCAAGAGAAGTTTGAAGGAATGAAGAGGCGACTGATTGAAGAAAACGATAAGAAGTATGGAGAGGAAGTCAGCAGCAGATATGGTAAGGAAATCTATGAGGCGAGCCGTAAAAAAGTATCAGGAATGTCGAAAGAAGATTTTGACGGAGCCGCCTTATTGGAAAAAAGCTTTTTGGAACAAGTGATGAAGGCGTTTGAAGAAGGCGACCCTGCTTCGGAATCTTCAATGAAAGCGATGCAAACACACAAGGAGTGGCTGATGCATTATTGGGGGACTTACAGTAAGGAAGCCCATGCAGGATTAGGGACCACCTATGTTCAGGATGAAAGGTTCAAAGCCTATTATGACAAGTATCGGTCGGGACTTGCAGAATTTATCCATGAGGCACTGCAAGAATTCACAAAGTAA
- a CDS encoding stalk domain-containing protein has protein sequence MKKQVRLLIVLVTIMALLASVVVFAVPGNGGGKDVLHGYEKQLKNFTMIDGNRIRLNKSGVDFDTPPVIKEGRTLIPVRAIMEAMGAIVTWDKNEKIATVVSSDGLIVIKFYLDEEDDGLITVTEDGVTTSVSLDVKHGLYNNRTYVPLRFLAETLGLKVGYNNSNGQISIDSEPVLSPKKVTYDLMEDVPDTVDVDLILNGYEFMGIEGLTSGVEYTTSGAITVHLVKAYIETLEAEETEFNFVFEKDTVEVTKTFELKLKYNDEDFDEPVLSPKKVEYASKGEIPDTVDVNMTLNGYEFLGIQGLEYDTHYTTSGAIVVHLDKAYVESLTQEETRLRFMFQKDAIALQKEFELKLMYNYESGKPELTPEEAVYLGSNIVIDVDYNGFSFLGISYKGTLLTADTDYSVSGDWITLKTAYLDSLDDEEVKLHFLFEKDGDFVSVKFEVVLEEDD, from the coding sequence ATGAAAAAACAAGTCAGACTACTGATTGTTTTGGTGACTATAATGGCTCTTTTGGCATCGGTAGTTGTATTTGCCGTTCCTGGCAATGGTGGTGGTAAAGATGTACTCCATGGGTATGAGAAACAATTGAAAAACTTTACCATGATTGACGGAAATCGAATAAGGCTTAATAAGTCCGGTGTGGACTTTGACACACCACCTGTGATCAAAGAAGGTAGGACACTGATCCCTGTGAGGGCCATCATGGAAGCGATGGGGGCTATCGTGACATGGGACAAAAATGAGAAAATTGCAACCGTTGTAAGCTCTGATGGACTGATTGTGATCAAATTCTATCTGGATGAGGAAGACGACGGTTTGATTACAGTAACTGAAGATGGGGTTACAACAAGTGTTTCCCTTGATGTGAAGCATGGGCTCTACAACAACCGAACCTATGTGCCACTGCGGTTTTTAGCAGAAACACTTGGACTGAAAGTAGGTTATAACAACAGCAACGGTCAAATCAGCATCGATTCGGAACCTGTGCTTAGTCCAAAAAAAGTGACTTATGATCTAATGGAAGATGTGCCTGATACTGTGGATGTCGATTTGATTCTAAATGGATATGAGTTTATGGGTATCGAGGGTCTAACCAGTGGTGTCGAGTACACGACTAGCGGTGCGATTACCGTACATCTTGTAAAAGCCTATATCGAAACTTTAGAGGCGGAAGAAACCGAGTTCAATTTTGTATTTGAAAAGGATACCGTTGAGGTAACAAAAACCTTTGAACTGAAACTGAAGTACAATGACGAAGACTTTGACGAGCCGGTACTATCTCCTAAGAAAGTGGAATATGCGTCAAAAGGTGAAATTCCAGACACGGTAGATGTCAATATGACGCTAAATGGTTATGAGTTCTTAGGCATACAGGGCCTTGAATACGATACACACTATACGACTAGTGGAGCGATTGTGGTACACCTTGACAAAGCTTATGTAGAATCATTGACTCAAGAAGAGACAAGACTTAGATTCATGTTCCAAAAAGACGCGATTGCCCTGCAAAAGGAGTTCGAACTGAAATTGATGTACAACTATGAATCTGGAAAACCTGAACTGACACCCGAAGAGGCGGTGTACCTGGGATCAAATATCGTGATCGATGTGGATTACAATGGATTCAGCTTTTTGGGTATCAGTTATAAAGGAACACTTTTGACCGCTGATACCGACTACAGCGTCAGTGGTGACTGGATCACCTTAAAAACAGCTTATCTCGATTCTCTGGACGACGAGGAAGTAAAACTTCATTTCTTGTTCGAGAAGGACGGCGATTTCGTATCCGTGAAATTTGAAGTTGTGTTGGAAGAAGACGATTGA